From Leptotrichia wadei, one genomic window encodes:
- a CDS encoding Crp/Fnr family transcriptional regulator, whose protein sequence is MKIEDLSLFLTKVSLFKGLNPDKIAKYLTEVDFKIKEYKKNEIVFFRGDILKKIIIIVKGTARGEMQKFNGDTIVINQMKAGEVLASAFLFGKNNVFPVDLIALENSEFLFLDKEKYLDLIQSDKRLLLNFIREISNKSQYLSKRIWFNFTHKTIEEKILSYIKENAQDDKIKFLPSISALAKKFEVTRPALSREISSLCKRKILKKIENNVYLINFSNFF, encoded by the coding sequence ATGAAAATAGAAGATCTGTCACTTTTTTTGACAAAAGTTTCACTGTTTAAAGGATTAAACCCTGATAAAATCGCAAAATATCTAACAGAAGTTGACTTTAAAATAAAAGAATATAAAAAGAATGAAATTGTATTTTTTCGTGGAGATATTTTAAAAAAAATTATTATTATTGTAAAAGGCACAGCACGTGGAGAAATGCAGAAATTTAACGGAGATACAATTGTTATAAATCAAATGAAGGCTGGTGAAGTGCTGGCTTCTGCATTTTTATTCGGAAAAAATAATGTTTTCCCTGTTGATTTGATAGCTTTGGAAAATTCTGAATTTCTTTTTTTGGATAAGGAAAAATATCTGGATCTAATCCAGTCAGATAAAAGGCTTTTACTTAACTTTATAAGGGAAATTTCAAATAAAAGCCAATATTTGTCAAAACGTATCTGGTTTAATTTTACACATAAGACAATTGAAGAAAAGATTCTTAGCTATATAAAAGAAAATGCTCAAGATGATAAAATAAAGTTTTTGCCCAGTATTTCAGCTCTAGCAAAAAAATTTGAAGTAACAAGGCCCGCCTTATCAAGGGAAATTTCAAGTTTATGCAAAAGAAAAATTTTAAAAAAAATAGAAAATAACGTTTATCTTATAAATTTTTCCAACTTTTTTTAA